In Dioscorea cayenensis subsp. rotundata cultivar TDr96_F1 chromosome 9, TDr96_F1_v2_PseudoChromosome.rev07_lg8_w22 25.fasta, whole genome shotgun sequence, a genomic segment contains:
- the LOC120269155 gene encoding mini zinc finger protein 1-like: protein MPTSSSSSTTHTSTQLSLKPKSGDRSKGTPTTPTTILNTRNMKPQQEPKKYSNGSLAKKEKVVRYRECRKNHAANIGGYAVDGCREFMASGEEGTVEALKCAACNCHRSFHKREVERELECDCSSNSNSWR from the coding sequence ATGccaacctcctcctcctcctctaccACCCACACCTCCACCCAACTCAGCCTAAAGCCCAAGTCTGGAGACCGATCAAAAGGCACACCCACAACACCCACCACCATCCTTAACACCAGGAACATGAAGCCCCAACAAGAACCAAAGAAGTACTCCAATGGCTCCTTAGCCAAGAAGGAGAAGGTGGTGAGGTATAGAGAGTGTCGAAAGAACCACGCCGCAAACATCGGTGGTTACGCTGTTGATGGTTGTCGTGAGTTCATGGCTTCCGGTGAAGAAGGTACTGTCGAGGCCCTCAAGTGCGCCGCTTGCAATTGTCACCGGAGTTTTCACAAGAGGGAGGTTGAAAGAGAGCTAGAGTGTGATTGCTCCTCCAACTCCAATTCTTGGAGATGA